The Homo sapiens chromosome 6 genomic scaffold, GRCh38.p14 alternate locus group ALT_REF_LOCI_2 HSCHR6_MHC_COX_CTG1 genomic interval CTCATCTTGGTTGGCATGATTCTTTTGGAAGGGCATTTGCAACATACCATATTGCTAGGAATGTCGGTTTAATTGAAAAAGAATACACAGTTCTCTAACCTGAGGCCCCAGGATGAAATGTGGTTACCCTCCTTGCCAACAGCCCTGGCATCTCTATTAGTACTTTTCAGCCTCTGTCTTCCTAGAATTTGCTTGAATGTAGCTTTAAACTGACTTAAAATCCCAGCATGTAATGCTTTATGGTATTATAAGTCCTCCCAAGTTTATATGTTGTCCATAAAGTTGTTCTGCCATTTCCTTGTCCTAAAATTGTTTTATACACATTTGCAGCAAGGGACCAGTGGTAGAGAGGTTACTGGAGAGAAACTGTTCTGAGGAAACTTTTTTCACCAATACCTCACTTTTTGCTCTGTTCATGGGGACAGAAAACATTGTGCCCCTTCCTGTTCCATGGCATCTACCTTCAGCCaattccccacccccactcaTAGCAGCCAGTTCATATGTACTGCAAGGACAGGGGAGTAGAATTCAGGTAGTGTTTTGGTTTATTATCTTAGTGTTGTCACAGTGATAGAAACCCCCAGAGTGGGAAGAAGAGCTCCTGCGAGGACCTACATTTTGCCATTCCCCTCTGCCCTGGGGCTCAGAGCCTTGAAGCCTTTGCTTGGCCCTTGCATGTTAGGATATGGCCAAGAATCAGAAACTGATGCGTTTTTCCAGCACTACCTGTGTGCTGCACTCATGGAAGGTGGGAAGCTATACACAGGTATCCAACTTGGTTATAAGACACCAGTTCCCACAGGGCTGGATTTCTCAGCTGTCTGGTAAACCAGTGGCACTTCACTGCCCCAGGGTGGCTGGCTCCCTTTCTGAATTTCTGTCTCAATGTGATATAATTGCCACCATTCAGGATGGCTACCCACATCTGGTATGAACACCATGACTTCTGTAAGCCAACGGGGCTTCCTCCTCAGAACAGTGCCCGTGCAATCTTCCTCCCTGTGGCCTTGATCCTGGGAAAGgagccccctcctccctcactcGGAGGAGTTCCTGAGGCAGACGGGCCACTGGTGACGCCAGGTGTAGCAGTAGAGGACCTTCGCCGCTGCCGCAGGAGGAAATCGTGTGAAGCTCCATCCATGGCGTAGAATACATTAGCCGAGGCTGGGATAGTCAGCTCTGAAGGTTCAGGGGATGGATGTAAAGCACACACACAGTTGTTCCCCCCACAGCCGCCCAGATGTGGAAGTACTCCACTCTCCTCCCGAGTCTGCCTTTCCCTCATGGCCTCTGACCTCGCTCCCCTGGTAGCAGCTGTACCAGCTCATACTCTGAAGCCACTGCAGAGTCACGATTGTTTTTCTTAAGGACACGACTGATGACACTTGGAGCCTTGTCCTGGCTTGTCACCTGGCAGAACAGGAGACCAAAAGAGCAATCAATCAGCCATGATTTCCCATCCTTCTACCCTCAGCCACTGAACCCAACCACAAAATGTTACTTGTGTCCAAGGCTTTAAAATGAACAGGAAAACCCAATATGGTGGCTTCCTATACCCCATAAGCCAGCCCACATGGTGCCCAGTGAAACAGAGCTGCTTCCCTGTGGGGAAACTGCTGTTGATTCTGAAATTTTAACACGGCGACCAAAAGTTTAAGGTGTAGCAACTAATGCAAAATAgccatcaaaataaaacaaatttcagcTTCTATTGAAGACTAGAGtttagaagataaaattaaaaataaaacataactgcCAAAACCAAAGgtcaaaattaaaactacattcaattccatttggcTGCCCAAACCTCAGACAACATTTATAGTCCAACAAGACACCATCCTTCACCCCAACTCCATCCCAAGGCTCCCTCACCAAAATGCTCTTATAGACACTGCCATCTTCCCCCAACTCCATCTGGACTCGGATGATACGGCAATCAGAGGCCCCTGGCCCAGATCCCTCTCCCCCATATCCAGTCCCCCCGGAGGCCTCTTCTGCACCCCCACTCAGCGGGGAGCCACAGGAGGCTGAGCGGCGGTGACCTCGAGAAGGCCTAGGGGAGGAGGCTGGTGGGGAGAGGTGGCTGGGGTCAGCTGGACTGTGCAGGGATGGACTGCTTTCCAAGGCAGAGTCTAGTGACGAGACAGATGGCCACTTCATGTGCTAGGAACAAACAACATGGGACTGGCATGAAGGCAGGGAGGTTTAAGGAAGAAACATTTACAGAGTGAGGGTCAGCGTCAAGGTCAGAGTCAGGAGCAGAGCTCACCTGGGCCAGCCGAGTCAGCAGAGGAGCAGGAGTTGTAGGCGCCTCATCTCCCCCAGTACTGGGCCGGTCACAGGACACAAGCGGGGTAGGGACCCCAACAGAGCCCAAAACCCTGCAGTGGCAGGAGATTGGGAGGATCAGAGAAAAGTGGAAGTCCCAAGAAACCACCCCCCAGCCAGTGAATCTCTCACTCTGTCCACTGCGAGATGACCAATGTTGGCCGAAGCACCCGTGGGGCAGGAGGGTCACTGGAACCAGGTGGCTCCACCTCACAGGATACACGATGGCTGGGTTAGGGGGGCAATAGGCAGAGCTCAGGACATGACACCAATcccccacacctggccagaacCCTGGAGTCCCAACCTCACCCGCCAGTCACCTCTGAGCCTCTGTCAGTGGCCGGAGCCCCTGTAGCCACCTCTGGATATCATGGTCAGGTTGGAGGTTATAGCCACGACATTCATTCTGGAGCCGTCGCAACTCAGAAAGGACTGCAAACTCCTGGGAAGGAGCCCTCAAACTGCAGGAGCCAAAACTCAGGGACCCCTGActtttccccctccccttcctggaACATGGATAGGGAAGTCCAGCATCCAGCCCAGACACTCCGCTCACCTTCCTCCGCTTGTCAAAATTGATGTATCCATTCTGCGAGGAAAATGGGGATGGGGTGAAGGTTCCAACCCTACCTTCCGGCCACAGAGAGAGAATATCCCCTCTCTTAAACACACACAGCCACATCCAACTCACAACCACTTCCCTCCAGCCTCTCTGACTCTTCgatccctccctgccttcctcctcaaTCTATCATGGCCTAAGCACTCCACTTGACCCTTTAAATTGAATTTCTCAGGTAGACAACGAGTCTGCTTTGCAGATGAGAGGACTGGATAGTATCCAATTCGACAGGATTCCTTATCCAGAGAGGATAAGGAACTTGTCCAAGGTCtcagtatttgtttatttaacaaactCTAGCAATAGAGCAGGAGCCCATCACAAAACCTAGATGTGCTTACGTTTCAGGCACGTTCTAAGCACTTGACAAATACAAATTCATTTAACCCTTATAACAGATCAATGTAGATGCTATTTCTAGTTTCCCATTTACAGATCACTGAGGCGACTTGGCACAGAAACAGATCTGGCTCTGTCCCACACTCAGCTATTTGTGCCTTACAGCCCCTTGCAAGGGGCGGGGGGGTCTGTCCGACCCTGCAGCCCACTTGTTACATCATTgcaatgacacacacacacaccactgacCTCCAACTCATCCTTGGAGGCTGCATCCAGCATCACAAGGTCCTTCAGGAAGGTGCCAAGGTATGGGACCACACCCTGAAGTCAGGGGTCAGGGTCAGAAGTGCCTGCCATTGACGTGAGGGCCCTCCATCCCTCCGCACTTGCCCTCCTCATTGCCTCAGAGAACAGATTTCATTCTCCTCACCCCTCTGTGCCTCCCTTACCCATCCTTCAGGCTGCTCCCCCAAAACATACTCCTCACCCCTTCATAATCACCACCCCCACGCCCACCACCCCGCTAGTCACTCACCCCACCCCGGGAGCCAGACCTCGGGGCCTTCTTGGAGTGTGGCTCCAGAGGAGACTGCAGCTTCAcctcctggtggtgacaaaataaaAGAGACATGGGGGAGCAGTAGGGAACAAGGAGAGGTGGGAATGCCACAAACCAGGCTCTCACCTGCACGAGCAGCTCCCGACTCTGGGAATAATTATCCTCCTCGGAGAAAATCTGGCAGAGGCTGGAAAAGACTCTGAGGCTGTccctggggaagggagaaaagtggccctgaggacaggcctggctctgtcacccccTCTTCCCCGCCTTCTGAGGAACCCCCACCCCAGTccaatgcctcagcctccgcaccTGGTTGCTTCCCCCCAGGCTGCCCGAAGCCTGTGGATGGGGCTGGACTGCAGGGCTGACACCACGGCATAAACTGAAGAGAAGTTTCGGAGCAGCCGGCACTCCTGTGGGGGTCAAAGAAGAGAGCTAAGGCTATGGGAGGCCTCTCCATTCCATGGCCACAAACCGTAGGGCAATCTTCTCTCTCACCTCTGCCACGCGGATCCACTTCTCCAGGAGCCGGGCCCTCTGTGGGGGACGGAGTGGCCGTATGGTCACCTCCCCAGGTCCCTCTCCAGTGGAAGTAGCCCCCAGGACAGAACTAACCACTGCCCCTGCCACCTTGTTAAACTGTGTGACAGTAGCTCGGACAGATGGGCAGAGGTGAGAATGTCCTGGCCGGTCTCTGTGACCCCACAGGCCTCCCAGGCACTGAGAGGGGATCAAATTGAGAAAAAGTTCCTGCAGGGTAGAGGTCAGAGGTTAAAGTTCATAGTCAAGTGAGGTCAGCCTTCCAATATCAGGGATCTGAGGATCTCAGGTGGCCAAGGAACCAGAGGGGCACAGGGTTTGAAGGGTAACGACCAAAGGGAAAAGGGGAGAATCAAAATGGTAGGTGGAGGAGGCTAGGAGCTGGATCAGGAAGGGGTGGAAGCAAGGAAAGGATCTGGAGTCAAGGAGAGGTTAGTAAGGGGTCAGGGGGCATAGGGGCCAGAGGTCAGGGTCTCACCGCATCTAGCAGGGTCAGCTGTTCGGCCAAGTGGTCAGCGAGGAACACCAGGACATCCGTGGGGTCAGCAGGGGGATCGCCGGGGAGGGCCAGGGGCTTAGGAAGGTCGGGGGCCTGGGGGTCCACCCGGGACCGGAGATTGCGGATGAGGTCAGCGCTGCCCCCCCCAACACCCTTCCCTGCTGCATACCCTGTCTGAAGTAAGAAGCTCTCAAGCCGGTCAAGCTGACCCTTGGCCTCAGAGCCAAAATCCTCAGGGTGAGAGGCCAGCCAGGTTGACAGTACAGAGATGGCTACCCTGGGAGAAGGGAATCAGCCAAGGGTGAGAGGTAAAGCTGCAGCCTGGGCAGAGGGGACTGTGAGATTAAGAACCAGGGGTCACTCACTCTGTTGTCCTCTCTAGTTCGTCGGTAGGATGAGATTCAAGGGCTTCCAGCCTGAGGGGGAGAAGAGGATCTATCTGTCCATTTTTCCCAAACCCTCAGTGGCTTTGACTATTTTGGTGGGATGTTGCGGCTTTAGGAAATCCGGGCAGATACTCCACTACCCTGCGTCCCTTATGACTCTGACCTGTCAGCCATAAGCCCTAGCAAGGCAGGCGTGGAGGTGAAGGCCCGGTGGGTAGCCAGGAAGGCTGACATGAAGCTCACATCAGTCCCTGATGTCCGGGTATCCAGTAGGTGTCTGACCAGGGCCTCCAGAGTGCCAGCTCGGAGCCGTCGGGAGGAACGTGGGGGAGGCATAGGGACCTGGAGAACACAGAGAGATGATCGCTAACCCTTTCTCCCACTCTGCACCTAGATTTCTGAGGACAATCCCAGACCCAGGAGATGTTCCAGACTCATTTTTCTGATATTCAGAGAGGGCAAGAGTCTTGGCCTATGTCACACAGCAGAGTCCAGGACTCCAGAACTCCAACCTAGCACTCTGGCCAGAAAGTCAGCCAGAGGAAGGAAAACTGGGAATGAAGAGTCAGAGGTGAGAAGCTAAAGTCATGATCTCACCAAGGGATCAAGAGGTCGATATTGGCGGCTTGTGACGGTAAACACGGCAccatcctcctcctcatcccaGACGGACACAGGGGCCTGGAGGAGCAAGGAAGGGGAAGTCAGACAGTTCCACACCACCCCCCATTGCCCTCAGCCTTCACCCCAGGCCCTGCTCCTCCCTCTGTACCCCTCACCTGTGGTGGCAGGGCATAGTACCAGCGAGTGCGAGGAAGGGTTGGGGGAGCTGGTGACCCCAGGTCTCCCCCACTGGGGCCCAGACAGCCCCACCCCAGCCGCCTCAGGGCCCCGGTGGAGTCGAAGGGGCTGCAGTGGAGGCGTGGATGGAGTACAGGAATTCTGATCCTGGAGACCCCCAAAGCCCCTTCTCCCCAGAGCTGAACCCACACACGACAGAGAAGCAGGGTACAAAGGGCAGGAGAGGGAAGCGAGAGGCAGCAAGCCAGAGGCAGCGACTAGGGGTAGCTGAAACCTCAGTCCAGGCACTGCCGCATGCCCCGCCCCTCCCGGCCAAGGACTATACCAGCCCAGAGAATTAGTCTTTTTCAGGACCCCTTTCACCCTGGTCCCTCGGGTAGCGCCTCCACTATCTCAGCCCTAAGGGACCCCCGAAGGTAGCAGCTCCAATCCCAGTacaggaaggaaaaggggaagtggGATGATAGGGGGTTGGGGGCGGTAGACTCAGAGAGTCACgtggccccagcccctcccccgaCCGATCCCGAAAAACCAGCCCTGCCAGTCAACCTGCCCTCACCTAGGATCTGGACCTAGGAGTTTAGGGCCTCGGGGCCCCAAATCCAAATTCTGGCCCCTCCTGAGGCCCGAAATCCTGCTCCTGGCCACCACCATTAATCCCTAATGAAAACAGATGACCACTCTCTACCCACCCTAGGATCTTTCCTCCAGGTCCCAGAACCGTGGCTTCCCGGCCTCTACCCAGgaccggggcggggcgggggggcggggggaagggggagagagggaaggaggggtcACGAAATCTGAGGGTTCCCTCCCCAATCCCAGAGTCAGAGGAGCTGGTTACTGTGGAAACAAACCCCTCCCCGCCAAACAAAAACAAGGAGGGAGACAGGGACCAAGACACGACTGCTCAGAGAGGTAGGCACACTCAGGCAGGCAGAGGTGGAGGGCCAAAGACCCGCAGGGACAGGACAGCCAGCCAGAAGTTCCAGGCAGGAACAGGGCAGGTTCCTGCGGGCAGGTCCTGAGTCACACTGACAGAGAACCACGGAGACGCCAGGACTCCCCGCAGCAGAGAAACGGGCCGACACCCAGGGAGGCGCGAGAATAACTGAGGCAAGGAGGAGGAGATGTAGGGACCCAGAGACAAGAGAAAAGTGGAGACTTCAGAAATACATACGCCCCCTACCTCCCACCACCCGCGTCtcacctcttcttcttcctcctcctcttcctcctgccccccGCCCA includes:
- the RGL2 gene encoding ral guanine nucleotide dissociation stimulator-like 2 isoform X3, with product MLPRPLRLLLDTSPPGGVVLSSFRSRDPEEGGGPGGLVVGGGQEEEEEEEEEAPVSVWDEEEDGAVFTVTSRQYRPLDPLVPMPPPRSSRRLRAGTLEALVRHLLDTRTSGTDVSFMSAFLATHRAFTSTPALLGLMADRLEALESHPTDELERTTEVAISVLSTWLASHPEDFGSEAKGQLDRLESFLLQTGYAAGKGVGGGSADLIRNLRSRVDPQAPDLPKPLALPGDPPADPTDVLVFLADHLAEQLTLLDAELFLNLIPSQCLGGLWGHRDRPGHSHLCPSVRATVTQFNKVAGAVVSSVLGATSTGEGPGEVTIRPLRPPQRARLLEKWIRVAEECRLLRNFSSVYAVVSALQSSPIHRLRAAWGEATRDSLRVFSSLCQIFSEEDNYSQSRELLVQEVKLQSPLEPHSKKAPRSGSRGGNGYINFDKRRKEFAVLSELRRLQNECRGYNLQPDHDIQRWLQGLRPLTEAQSHRVSCEVEPPGSSDPPAPRVLRPTLVISQWTEVLGSVGVPTPLVSCDRPSTGGDEAPTTPAPLLTRLAQHMKWPSVSSLDSALESSPSLHSPADPSHLSPPASSPRPSRGHRRSASCGSPLSGGAEEASGGTGYGGEGSGPGASDCRIIRVQMELGEDGSVYKSILVTSQDKAPSVISRVLKKNNRDSAVASEYELVQLLPGERELTIPASANVFYAMDGASHDFLLRQRRRSSTATPGVTSGPSASGTPPSEGGGGSFPRIKATGRKIARALF
- the RGL2 gene encoding ral guanine nucleotide dissociation stimulator-like 2 isoform X4, which gives rise to MWLLPAPPPAEGAGIEGPSENPAGISAPVSVWDEEEDGAVFTVTSRQYRPLDPLVPMPPPRSSRRLRAGTLEALVRHLLDTRTSGTDVSFMSAFLATHRAFTSTPALLGLMADRLEALESHPTDELERTTEVAISVLSTWLASHPEDFGSEAKGQLDRLESFLLQTGYAAGKGVGGGSADLIRNLRSRVDPQAPDLPKPLALPGDPPADPTDVLVFLADHLAEQLTLLDAELFLNLIPSQCLGGLWGHRDRPGHSHLCPSVRATVTQFNKVAGAVVSSVLGATSTGEGPGEVTIRPLRPPQRARLLEKWIRVAEECRLLRNFSSVYAVVSALQSSPIHRLRAAWGEATRDSLRVFSSLCQIFSEEDNYSQSRELLVQEVKLQSPLEPHSKKAPRSGSRGGGVVPYLGTFLKDLVMLDAASKDELENGYINFDKRRKEFAVLSELRRLQNECRGYNLQPDHDIQRWLQGLRPLTEAQSHRVSCEVEPPGSSDPPAPRVLRPTLVISQWTEVLGSVGVPTPLVSCDRPSTGGDEAPTTPAPLLTRLAQHMKWPSVSSLDSALESSPSLHSPADPSHLSPPASSPRPSRGHRRSASCGSPLSGGAEEASGGTGYGGEGSGPGASDCRIIRVQMELGEDGSVYKSILVTSQDKAPSVISRVLKKNNRDSAVASEYELVQLLPGERELTIPASANVFYAMDGASHDFLLRQRRRSSTATPGVTSGPSASGTPPSEGGGGSFPRIKATGRKIARALF
- the RGL2 gene encoding ral guanine nucleotide dissociation stimulator-like 2 isoform X11 — encoded protein: MLPRPLRLLLDTSPPGGVVLSSFRSRDPEEGGGPGGLVVGGGQEEEEEEEEEAPVSVWDEEEDGAVFTVTSRQYRPLDPLVPMPPPRSSRRLRAGTLEALVRHLLDTRTSGTDVSFMSAFLATHRAFTSTPALLGLMADRLEALESHPTDELERTTEVAISVLSTWLASHPEDFGSEAKGQLDRLESFLLQTGYAAGKGVGGGSADLIRNLRSRVDPQAPDLPKPLALPGDPPADPTDVLVFLADHLAEQLTLLDAELFLNLIPSQCLGGLWGHRDRPGHSHLCPSVRATVTQFNKVAGAVVSSVLGATSTGEGPGEVTIRPLRPPQRARLLEKWIRVAEECRLLRNFSSVYAVVSALQSSPIHRLRAAWGEATRDSLRVFSSLCQIFSEEDNYSQSRELLVQEVKLQSPLEPHSKKAPRSGSRGGGVVPYLGTFLKDLVMLDAASKDELENGYINFDKRRKEFAVLSELRRLQNECRGYNLQPDHDIQRWLQGLRPLTEAQSHRVSCEVEPPGSSDPPAPRVLRPTLVISQWTEVLGSVGVPTPLVSCDRPSTGGDEAPTTPAPLLTRLAQHMKWPSVSSLDSALESSPSLHSPADPSHLSPPASSPRPSRGHRRSASCGSPLSGGAEEASGGTGYGGEGSGPGASDCRIIRVQMELGEDGSVYKSILVTSQDKAPSVISRVLKKNNRDSAVASEYELVQLLPGERELTIPASANVFYAMDGASHDFLLRQRRRSSTATPGVTSGPSASGTPPSEGGGGSFPRIKATGRKIARALF
- the RGL2 gene encoding ral guanine nucleotide dissociation stimulator-like 2 isoform X2; amino-acid sequence: MPPPRSSRRLRAGTLEALVRHLLDTRTSGTDVSFMSAFLATHRAFTSTPALLGLMADRLEALESHPTDELERTTEVAISVLSTWLASHPEDFGSEAKGQLDRLESFLLQTGYAAGKGVGGGSADLIRNLRSRVDPQAPDLPKPLALPGDPPADPTDVLVFLADHLAEQLTLLDAELFLNLIPSQCLGGLWGHRDRPGHSHLCPSVRATVTQFNKVAGAVVSSVLGATSTGEGPGEVTIRPLRPPQRARLLEKWIRVAEECRLLRNFSSVYAVVSALQSSPIHRLRAAWGEATRDSLRVFSSLCQIFSEEDNYSQSRELLVQEVKLQSPLEPHSKKAPRSGSRGGNGYINFDKRRKEFAVLSELRRLQNECRGYNLQPDHDIQRWLQGLRPLTEAQSHRVSCEVEPPGSSDPPAPRVLRPTLVISQWTEVLGSVGVPTPLVSCDRPSTGGDEAPTTPAPLLTRLAQHMKWPSVSSLDSALESSPSLHSPADPSHLSPPASSPRPSRGHRRSASCGSPLSGGAEEASGGTGYGGEGSGPGASDCRIIRVQMELGEDGSVYKSILVTSQDKAPSVISRVLKKNNRDSAVASEYELVQLLPGERELTIPASANVFYAMDGASHDFLLRQRRRSSTATPGVTSGPSASGTPPSEGGGGSFPRIKATGRKIARALF
- the RGL2 gene encoding ral guanine nucleotide dissociation stimulator-like 2 isoform 2 (isoform 2 is encoded by transcript variant 2) — protein: MPPPRSSRRLRAGTLEALVRHLLDTRTSGTDVSFMSAFLATHRAFTSTPALLGLMADRLEALESHPTDELERTTEVAISVLSTWLASHPEDFGSEAKGQLDRLESFLLQTGYAAGKGVGGGSADLIRNLRSRVDPQAPDLPKPLALPGDPPADPTDVLVFLADHLAEQLTLLDAELFLNLIPSQCLGGLWGHRDRPGHSHLCPSVRATVTQFNKVAGAVVSSVLGATSTGEGPGEVTIRPLRPPQRARLLEKWIRVAEECRLLRNFSSVYAVVSALQSSPIHRLRAAWGEATRDSLRVFSSLCQIFSEEDNYSQSRELLVQEVKLQSPLEPHSKKAPRSGSRGGGVVPYLGTFLKDLVMLDAASKDELENGYINFDKRRKEFAVLSELRRLQNECRGYNLQPDHDIQRWLQGLRPLTEAQSHRVSCEVEPPGSSDPPAPRVLRPTLVISQWTEVLGSVGVPTPLVSCDRPSTGGDEAPTTPAPLLTRLAQHMKWPSVSSLDSALESSPSLHSPADPSHLSPPASSPRPSRGHRRSASCGSPLSGGAEEASGGTGYGGEGSGPGASDCRIIRVQMELGEDGSVYKSILVTSQDKAPSVISRVLKKNNRDSAVASEYELVQLLPGERELTIPASANVFYAMDGASHDFLLRQRRRSSTATPGVTSGPSASGTPPSEGGGGSFPRIKATGRKIARALF
- the RGL2 gene encoding ral guanine nucleotide dissociation stimulator-like 2 isoform X1, with translation MVVARSRISGLRRGQNLDLGPRGPKLLGPDPSPFDSTGALRRLGWGCLGPSGGDLGSPAPPTLPRTRWYYALPPQAPVSVWDEEEDGAVFTVTSRQYRPLDPLVPMPPPRSSRRLRAGTLEALVRHLLDTRTSGTDVSFMSAFLATHRAFTSTPALLGLMADRLEALESHPTDELERTTEVAISVLSTWLASHPEDFGSEAKGQLDRLESFLLQTGYAAGKGVGGGSADLIRNLRSRVDPQAPDLPKPLALPGDPPADPTDVLVFLADHLAEQLTLLDAELFLNLIPSQCLGGLWGHRDRPGHSHLCPSVRATVTQFNKVAGAVVSSVLGATSTGEGPGEVTIRPLRPPQRARLLEKWIRVAEECRLLRNFSSVYAVVSALQSSPIHRLRAAWGEATRDSLRVFSSLCQIFSEEDNYSQSRELLVQEVKLQSPLEPHSKKAPRSGSRGGGVVPYLGTFLKDLVMLDAASKDELENGYINFDKRRKEFAVLSELRRLQNECRGYNLQPDHDIQRWLQGLRPLTEAQSHRVSCEVEPPGSSDPPAPRVLRPTLVISQWTEVLGSVGVPTPLVSCDRPSTGGDEAPTTPAPLLTRLAQHMKWPSVSSLDSALESSPSLHSPADPSHLSPPASSPRPSRGHRRSASCGSPLSGGAEEASGGTGYGGEGSGPGASDCRIIRVQMELGEDGSVYKSILVTSQDKAPSVISRVLKKNNRDSAVASEYELVQLLPGERELTIPASANVFYAMDGASHDFLLRQRRRSSTATPGVTSGPSASGTPPSEGGGGSFPRIKATGRKIARALF
- the RGL2 gene encoding ral guanine nucleotide dissociation stimulator-like 2 isoform X9; its protein translation is MPPPRSSRRLRAGTLEALVRHLLDTRTSGTDVSFMSAFLATHRAFTSTPALLGLMADRLEALESHPTDELERTTEVAISVLSTWLASHPEDFGSEAKGQLDRLESFLLQTGYAAGKGVGGGSADLIRNLRSRVDPQAPDLPKPLALPGDPPADPTDVLVFLADHLAEQLTLLDAELFLNLIPSQCLGGLWGHRDRPGHSHLCPSVRATVTQFNKVAGAVVSSVLGATSTGEGPGEVTIRPLRPPQRARLLEKWIRVAEECRLLRNFSSVYAVVSALQSSPIHRLRAAWGEATRDSLRVFSSLCQIFSEEDNYSQSRELLVQEVKLQSPLEPHSKKAPRSGSRGGGVVPYLGTFLKDLVMLDAASKDELENGYINFDKRRKEFAVLSELRRLQNECRGYNLQPDHDIQRWLQGLRPLTEAQSHRVSCEVEPPGSSDPPAPRVLRPTLVISQWTEVLGSVGVPTPLVSCDRPSTGGDEAPTTPAPLLTRLAQSHVVCS
- the RGL2 gene encoding ral guanine nucleotide dissociation stimulator-like 2 isoform X10 gives rise to the protein MPPPRSSRRLRAGTLEALVRHLLDTRTSGTDVSFMSAFLATHRAFTSTPALLGLMADRLEALESHPTDELERTTEVAISVLSTWLASHPEDFGSEAKGQLDRLESFLLQTGYAAGKGVGGGSADLIRNLRSRVDPQAPDLPKPLALPGDPPADPTDVLVFLADHLAEQLTLLDAELFLNLIPSQCLGGLWGHRDRPGHSHLCPSVRATVTQFNKVAGAVVSSVLGATSTGEGPGEVTIRPLRPPQRARLLEKWIRVAEECRLLRNFSSVYAVVSALQSSPIHRLRAAWGEATRDSLRVFSSLCQIFSEEDNYSQSRELLVQEVKLQSPLEPHSKKAPRSGSRGGGVVPYLGTFLKDLVMLDAASKDELENGYINFDKRRKFEGSFPGVCSPF